The Juglans regia cultivar Chandler chromosome 6, Walnut 2.0, whole genome shotgun sequence genome contains the following window.
CTCTCTTTCTAACTATAACTATTCAACAAGGGATGACAAAATCAAATGGACACATCACTCAACTGGAAATTTCTCTGTCAAATCAGCCTATGCTAACATGATAAACAACCAGCAAAATAGCTCAACCTAACACTCAACTGAGAATTGGAAGAAACTATGGAGAATGAAAATGCAAGACAGGCTAAAGCTCATCCTCTGGAAAATTCATCATAACATTTTGCAGACCATATCTCTTTTAAAAAGAGTCCTTCCCCTTGGAGATGACCAAATACTCTGCCCGTTATGTAAAACTGAAGAGGAAAGCCTTACCCATTTGTTTCTAAATTGTCCCTTCTCAAGGATTCTATGGAGACAATCACAATGGCCCATAAATATAGATCAGTTTGCAACTCAACCTATCTCAATTTGGATCAAAATCATCCTCAATCCCATCACTGAACTGAACCTGTCAGAAGATGAGACACACTCTTTCCAACTCTTTGCCACCCTTGCCATGGACAGTCTTTGGTTCCCAAGAGATCAAGTAATCTATAACTCAATCATCCCAACCATTGAGCTATTTGTTCTCAAAGTCTTCAATGCTTTCAATGAACATACCAAAGCCTGGCAAGGAAAAAACCATCAAGAAGAGTACTTAAGATCACACCCACCCGAAGGCTTCCACCTTTTAACCTTTGATGTAGCAGTCAAAAGTCATGGTAGTGTAGCAgcatcagtttgtagatttgaAACGGGAGATCCAGTCCTTGTAAACACCACCTTTCTGCACAGCACAAATCCCAACATTGGAGAAGCTACAGCGGCACTACTTGCAATTGAAGAGGCACATAACATAGGGTTGAGCAAGATCTTTATTCAAGGAGACTCAAAGCAAGTTGTTCATGCAATAACCAGAACAAAACAACCAACTGATTGAACAATGCATACCATTATAAGAGACACCAAGCATCTGCTTAGCAAATTTGAATAATGGTAAATGAAGAAAATACatcgatctcaaaatcgatgCATGGACAATATTGCACAGTGGGCAGCTTCCAAACTTCTTTATGGCAACATGCCCCTTATAAGCATTCCCCATTGTCTACAATCTTTCTATAGTGGGAAAGACTCTCCCACCATTTTTAACAAGACTGCATTATTTTGTTGCTTTGGTTAATCAATAGATCTTGcttagaaaaagaagaagaagaaaagtctTTAAATGGAAGACttgtgaataaaaatataaaagaatattttttaacattttaataatatgttgCCTCCTAAAGATAAATTTGTAAAAggcttttttaaaataaaaacgaatATGTGTCTGTGttataactaaatttataatgttttcATGGGTTGACTTatatgttgtgaaaaatattgtgtataaattattttttattaaataaaacttttgCTGATTTGTTTCTGgtctattatttattaagatCTCGTTggtttttatagttaaaaattgaataaaatattattaaaaaatatttttttaatattatttttattttaaaattttaaaattaaattatttattttattttatgtaaaaattttaaaaaaattataataattaggcgTGAAGAACTGAATTTGGAATagatataaaagaaaacttttgcTAATTTGTCTGTGGCCCGtcattcattaaataatttgaaccagtggaaagagagagtgaaggagGAGAGCCTTCGAAGTTCGAGGTCTCGTAGCTAAGCGCGATACAAGCTTGTTTAATTTCCATAATTtctacttttaataaaattcatggCGGAAGATTCAGAGAAGAGGTTCCATTCGATTATGGACAAGCTCTTCTACGCTCCCAAATCCGTACCAAGCTCCTCcaggtaactttttttttttcgttcataatctcatccttttttttcccaaattttcTCCTTTCATTTTCCGTTTGGTTCCCGAGAGAATTTGAgggaaatagaaaaaaaaactgaagttTCAATTCTATCCTAATCTCATATCTTTAAGAGTTGGACAGTTCATTCAAATTTATGAgctgaaatttgaataattgaatttttcatttttggtaaCTTTAATGAAGCTTAAAACGTTTTCATTCTTCCTTTCTAGggtttatgaaaaatttaatgGAGCGTTACCTGACAGTGTAGTGTTTATTCGATTCTTTTTCTCTGATATGTTTGGTTTGATATGTCGGGAGGCAGAAAGCGTCCAAATACATCATCGGCGTTGCCACTAATGGATCTCAAACGGAGAGGGGTTATAGTTGAGGGATCGCAGCAGCAGTCATCAGCTTCGGCTGGAACGTCTCAAGCTCCGCTGTGCAGGCCGTGGGACCGTGGAGACCTTATGAAAAGATTAGCCACTTTTAAGTCGATGACATGGTTTGCTAAACCCAAGGTTCAGTAATACCATTCcatcttttttcccctttttaatttataaaactggCTAGAACTTATGTTATGATAAGATTGTGAAGACATTGTCTGTAATTCATACCTCTATTATTCTTTTACGTTTGACAAATCGCTTCAGAGGTTTAGTAGTAGTTGACGAGAGGGTAATATTATAATTCTGTTTGAATATCAGCTGACTATGCGGGGTCTTCAAGAAAGGAATTAAATTTGAggtcaaagtttttttttggaaggGGAAGGAAAGAACTTGGATTGGTGAATCTACTTCCTTctgataaaataaatagcaatATATGGGGAAATTATGTCCCCACGTCTCTAATGTGACCCATGGTTTACCACAACAAGAAAGTGAGGGCTGTGACGGGTAGCGATGGAACTGTGACCACTTCAGACGGTGCAGACAGTTCTCAAGCACTGTCCCTCCAACTTTTGCATCTAATATAAGTTTGCAGGAGAGAGAGTCTGGCTGCCTAACATTAAATAGGGGTTCATTATTAACTCTGCGTGGGATTTAAAAGAGCCCCTTTCAAAAATTCCCCGTTCAATGGGTTTCCGTTCTATGGTTTTTTTACTGTCCCCCATTTGCTTACTGGTTGGAGTGAAAGGTAAAATTGCTGCAGAATATGAATTGGTCGGAAAAGGCATCGCTTTCGGAGGCATCCTGTTTTTTTCGTTGAATATCATACAATAATCGTAGTCACATCTATTATTTGACTGAAGGGATACAGAAGTGGGTTATGAGGTGTGGTGCCATTAGAAATAGGTATGTCACTGGCATATTATCTTTGTATTGGCAGCTGGAAGATTTGGATACAATCTTGGTGTGCTATTGCCAAACAAGTAGTTTTTTTCTGCATCATATCTGGAGGGATTGCAATAGCATTGTATTTGGAACGAGTAATGGGACAAAGCATACATTCAAAAGGTCTGTGAGCTAGTCTGGTGGAACATGTACTTTTTGCCAAGGGCTTGCTCTCAGCAATAGGGTTTGTGAGCTAGTCAATGCATGCACTTTTTGCagtttttatcaatattttttgtatttattttgactTGGTTCGGTTGTAAACTCTAGGTAGGTACTACTCATCtatacatcttgtgtactttGGCTATGCCTtcttttcttatgaataaaaattcttgattaccaataaaaaaaattcttttgacaTGGGTACATAGGGTCACATACTTTTTTTGGCAGTTCCTTGCCTTGATGGATGGATTTCTGTTTCTATTTTCGTTTtggaaactgaaaagaaaatcatttagaaTGTGGGCTTTGAAGAgaataagtaataataaagaTATATTTCAGGTATCAAAGTAAAACATGTTGCATATCTAATTCCAAAAGCTGTGTAGAACAGCATTGagacatttaatttttttgggtgttttaaAGAATTAATGTCTTTTGTCCACTTTGGGTGCTTATGTTCTTGATGATATTCCAGACTTGAGTTGCTTAACTATTTCTTTTCAGACATGATGAATGGCCCATCATTTTCTGTGAAGTTGCACATAAAGCTTCTTTTGATGTTGTCAGGTTGTCAGTGCTGTGAATTGTGCTAGGAGAGGCTGGGTCAATGTAGATATGGATATCATAGCTTGTGAAGCATGTGGGGCACGCCTCCTCTTTTCCACTCCTTCATCTTGGACCCAGCAGCAAGGCATGTTACTGTTATTTACAATATTGTGAACTATCAAGCCAAGCCGTGAATGGTCCAGCAACCTTTGGTTATGTTTATAACATTCGGTACTGTTTTATTTGCTATTTCAGTTGAGAAAGCAGCCTTGGTATTCAGCTTAAAACTAGACAATGGACATAAATTACTCTGTCCATGGATTGACAATGCCTGCGATGAAGCACTGGCACGGTTTCCACCCATGACACCTCCAGTTTTAGTTGATAAATACAGAGAACGTTGCTCTGCCCTCTTAGAAATTTCAGCTCTTCCTGTAATATCATCTTCAGCCATTGAATGGATGAGAAGCCCTCAGCTGGAGCTGTTTCTTGAACAGTCTTCAATGCAGGAATGCGGCGATGGATCTGCCGTCAGTTATCCAGTAGAATATCTTGACAATGAGTGTAATGCAGAGTCTGCTAATTTGTATTATCAGGTATGAACTTGTTTTCCTCTAAAGGTGTATGCTAAATTgttatatatgaatgtatatgCGATTTCCTTTTAGTGTTCACATggaataccttttttttttatataggtagtTTTCACATGGAATACACATGATGCTTTTGCTGttttctcatgtattttaatgGTGATGGACCTAACATTTCTACAGTCCCCATAAACTTGTCTACTCTCCCACTGTCTGTATTTGGTTGTTAGCATCTTATTAACCCACTGCAGCATTAgaagatttttgtttcttgtcTCCAGTGATTAACTTGGACTGATATTTATTCTGGTGCTTCTTACTTTCAGTTTATGTTAATCTTATAAGCTTGAATTTATTCTGGAGTATATTTTGATATAGCTTCTGTGTCTTTAATCTTTTTTGCATCACTTATTCACATCCACCTACTTTCAACCTTtcacaaataaacatttttcagtATTGATATTCTCAAGTTTTATGTACTTTAATACCAAATTATGTGCTTAATACTAGtcataaaattaataatgtGATTTTATCATTGACATACTCGTTTGATAAATTCTTATAGTTTTTAGTTTCTTACCATTCTTGGTTAAGTAATGATGTCTTGAAGGATTTGCAGGCACAAAAGCTCATAAGTTTATGTGGCTGGGAATATCGTTCACTTCCTTATGTGGTCAACTCCAAGGATGGAGCTTATCAGTCTGCTGAAAAATCCAGTAAAGTAACTTCATCTCATATTGTTACCAGTAGACAAAACCCTAGCGTCAATCTTGAGTCTGCCAGTATCAAGGAAATTATGGAGGCAGACGAAAATGCCAATGTTTCTACACGAGTACAATCTGATCCCAATTCTGTTGTCTTAGATTGCAAGCTTTGTGGAGCCAGTGTAGGATTATGGGCTTTCTCTACAATTTCACGGCCTATGGAATTACTCAGATTAGTTGGTTACATAGATGTCAATAGGGAAAATGATTATGGAACCCATGATTCAGGGAGTGTAGCCTCAAATGGTGCAATATCATTGAAGGAGAGACCAGCTAATTTAAATTTGACTATTGCAGGGGGTCCTCTACCAACAGGACAAAATTTTAAAGCGACAATTTCTTTGCCTGTTATTGGCAGGAATTTAAGGGCTCGGTTTTCTTATGATTCTGAGTTTAGAGATCGTATAGGTGCTAAGCAAGAAGGTATTCAATCTGATTCTCAGAATAAGAACATGTTTCAGGAGAAAAATGACCACACAGAGAACACCCCTGGTGAACAAATTGTTCGGCAAGAATTGGGGCTGATAGAGAGTGAAAAACATCATGATGGACTGGGTAGTTCTATCGGCAATGACCAGATACTTTGTTTGAGCCATGATATTAGTGAAAAAGGTGAAGCTCTTGGAAAAGAGAACAACAATAAGATGCTATTGGAAGCAACAAGTCTCTCTGGGCAAGAAGGATCTTCACCTGGAGTTGGTATGCAGGATTCTACTAAAGAAAATCTGATTGAGAGCACAGAGAATGTGGTACAGAGTTCCTGTCAGAATGGTAAGTGTCctgaaaatttagataatgcTATACCGGATATTTCAGCTGCAGAGGATCCTAGTAGCTCTCAGATTATAGACCCTTCTGTTGTGGCACCAGAAGCCAATGTCACAAGTAGAAATGGTGAAAATAGCAAGGATGAGTCATCAGCGATGGTTGCATCCAGCAACTGCAGTTTACAACAGTTGTCAGGAACAGATatacaaaacaaagaaagttCTTTAGCTACCCGTTGCATGCAAACTTCTGAAAACAATGAATTTTTTACCTGTCCTACAGGTAATCATATTTGCCTCGATCTTTGATCATGATTATTAACTGAAATTTGATACTTAGCGTTTTTGCTTATTTTACTTGCTGACTAACATGAATATTGTATGTGCAACAAGTAGtggaatattttttatcaactgcTCGCACACCTTTGCTAGTGAATCTTTTATGCAACTGCATATGATATTGGGTCGATACCAAATACCCTCATTTGAAACCAGCACCTTGGTTGAATCCATCTGTTGGTTCTCCCATCCATCAAGGAATAAACTTCATATGAAGTATTGCTATTGTATGGCATTAACTGATGCAGAATCTGCCTCACCATCAAGTCATAAACTTCACATGACGTGTTGCTTTTGTATGTCATTAACTGATCTGGAATCTGTTGTAATCTCTGTTTTCCATGCCCAGGCATATTTTACCTGACTATAAGAGAGGAACCTATGAGACTAGTTTTGCCAGTAATGAATTAGTGGGCCAGATATAGTTGTTAGGAGAATGTACAGGTTATATCCATTGTACATCTAGAAGATTGTATGAAAAAAAGAGCTGCTAGGTTGCTTATGATACGCATATGAAATGATGGAAAGTGACGTGAATTTGGAAATTTGGTGGCAGTTCTCTGAGGCTCGAGGCTGAAGTTTTCCTCTATGGAGAGGTGGTGGACTAGAAATTTTTTGGACATGTCCAGGTGGTTGGTTATTGAAACCATTCATATTTAAGCACATCAACTATATGCATATGAATTCCTTGCACAAACAGGGGGATGGAGTAAAAATCTGTGTTGGTGACTGCATTTTCTACTCTGCACTTCTCCTGGGATTTCATTTTGATAGTGGTTTTTCATGGGATTGCATGCTGATGTTAGCTTTTTTCCCTATAATCCCTTTA
Protein-coding sequences here:
- the LOC109005593 gene encoding uncharacterized protein LOC109005593 isoform X1, with translation MAEDSEKRFHSIMDKLFYAPKSVPSSSRKRPNTSSALPLMDLKRRGVIVEGSQQQSSASAGTSQAPLCRPWDRGDLMKRLATFKSMTWFAKPKVVSAVNCARRGWVNVDMDIIACEACGARLLFSTPSSWTQQQVEKAALVFSLKLDNGHKLLCPWIDNACDEALARFPPMTPPVLVDKYRERCSALLEISALPVISSSAIEWMRSPQLELFLEQSSMQECGDGSAVSYPVEYLDNECNAESANLYYQAQKLISLCGWEYRSLPYVVNSKDGAYQSAEKSSKVTSSHIVTSRQNPSVNLESASIKEIMEADENANVSTRVQSDPNSVVLDCKLCGASVGLWAFSTISRPMELLRLVGYIDVNRENDYGTHDSGSVASNGAISLKERPANLNLTIAGGPLPTGQNFKATISLPVIGRNLRARFSYDSEFRDRIGAKQEGIQSDSQNKNMFQEKNDHTENTPGEQIVRQELGLIESEKHHDGLGSSIGNDQILCLSHDISEKGEALGKENNNKMLLEATSLSGQEGSSPGVGMQDSTKENLIESTENVVQSSCQNGKCPENLDNAIPDISAAEDPSSSQIIDPSVVAPEANVTSRNGENSKDESSAMVASSNCSLQQLSGTDIQNKESSLATRCMQTSENNEFFTCPTGKNLKRVRSDKAMEFDPIRQHRHFCPWITSTDNGAPGWQQTLSALLRQKGLSPLPRNSPSAFTIEVDDPIASVRRLFMSPPAKRTKMSPPSS
- the LOC109005593 gene encoding uncharacterized protein LOC109005593 isoform X2, with the translated sequence MDLKRRGVIVEGSQQQSSASAGTSQAPLCRPWDRGDLMKRLATFKSMTWFAKPKVVSAVNCARRGWVNVDMDIIACEACGARLLFSTPSSWTQQQVEKAALVFSLKLDNGHKLLCPWIDNACDEALARFPPMTPPVLVDKYRERCSALLEISALPVISSSAIEWMRSPQLELFLEQSSMQECGDGSAVSYPVEYLDNECNAESANLYYQAQKLISLCGWEYRSLPYVVNSKDGAYQSAEKSSKVTSSHIVTSRQNPSVNLESASIKEIMEADENANVSTRVQSDPNSVVLDCKLCGASVGLWAFSTISRPMELLRLVGYIDVNRENDYGTHDSGSVASNGAISLKERPANLNLTIAGGPLPTGQNFKATISLPVIGRNLRARFSYDSEFRDRIGAKQEGIQSDSQNKNMFQEKNDHTENTPGEQIVRQELGLIESEKHHDGLGSSIGNDQILCLSHDISEKGEALGKENNNKMLLEATSLSGQEGSSPGVGMQDSTKENLIESTENVVQSSCQNGKCPENLDNAIPDISAAEDPSSSQIIDPSVVAPEANVTSRNGENSKDESSAMVASSNCSLQQLSGTDIQNKESSLATRCMQTSENNEFFTCPTGKNLKRVRSDKAMEFDPIRQHRHFCPWITSTDNGAPGWQQTLSALLRQKGLSPLPRNSPSAFTIEVDDPIASVRRLFMSPPAKRTKMSPPSS